Part of the Cellulomonas hominis genome, GACGTCGATCATCGGCCGGTTGGCCCGGCGGATCACGCCGCGGGAGACCGCCCGCCTGCAGGGTCTGCCCGACAGCTTCGTGTTCCCCGGGCAGAGCGACGCGACCACGTACAAGCAGCTCGGGAACGGGGTCGCCGTCGGAGCTGTCGCTCACGTCTTCCGTCAGCACATCGAGCGCGACCGGCTCCTGCTCGAAGACGCTGGCCGATCACATCTCGACGACGACCAGCAGCGTGAACGCGCCGCCCGCCTGATCAAGGCTGTCGCCGCCGCGCCGCTCAACCCTCTCGACGTCTTGGGCCGCCCGCGCGAGCTGGATCCGACCGCGGTCTGACCGCGAGCTCGCGCCCGGGCGCCGAGCTGGCGGAGGATCGACGTCGTGCCGACCTTCAACGTCCCGGCGCACCCGGGCTCGAGCGGCGCCGAGGTCTCCCGGCGCATGAGCCGGCTGCGCCGACGGGACAACGAGCGCGAGCTCAGCCTTCGTCGCGCGCTGCACGCCGAGGGGTTGCGGTACCGCGTGACGTATCCGGTACCGGGTCTGCGGAGACGCACGATCGACATCGCGTTCACGCGTCGACGGGTCGCGGTGTTCCTCGACGGCTGCTTCTGGCACGGCTGCCCCTTGCACGGAACCGATCCTCGGAGCAACAGCGCCTGGTGGGCGCAGAAGATCGCGGCGAACCGCGCGAGGGACGCCGACACCGACCGTCATCTCGGCGCTCTGGGGTGGCGCGTGGTCCGCGTCTGGGAGCACGAGGACATCTCGAGCGCCTCCGCACGGGTTCGGGATGCGCTGCACGAGACCGGATCACGCGGCCGAGGTGCAGGCACGTCGGGCTGAGTCCGTGAACCCAGTCGACGGCTGCCACAGCCTCGATCCCCGCGCTCTGCTCAGTGTCAGCACTGCCAGATCTTGAGCATTCCAGCCCGAACCACGCCGAACGGGTCCCCAGCGGGTGAGATCCGCAGGAGAGACAACCTGTACCGCTGTGTGGTGATCAGTCGATGTACCCGATCGTCAAAGCCTTCGCGACGAAGACCCCCCGATTGCGCAGCGTGCGCACGTCCGACCACGTCACGGTCATGCCGCGCCCCTTCAGCCCATCGGCAACCGAACGTTGCAGTTCCGTCTCATGCTCGACATTCCGACTCCAGAGCGGGTGTCCGATGACGACCGCGCGGTTCCCGTGGACGAGCACGTGGAGGTCGTCCACGATCTCGACCGCGTACGGCTGCTCGAACATGCTCCGGAAGCCGGCGTCGAAGGCACTGACGGCACCGGGGACGAGATCGAACCAGCGGGCGAGCCGGAGATCCCGGCCCATCGCGAGGTCGGCGACGTCGAGCGCGAGACGCCAGTCCAGCGCGGGGTGCAGGTGCCGGTTGTCCCAGGAGCGGAGGCAGTCGGGGCAGGAGGAATCACACTCGCTGTGGCCCGGTGCGTTCCAGCCCTGCCCGGTCTCTCCGTCCGCGATCTGCCGGACCACGTCATCCATCCGCGGGCCCGCGAGCTCGAGAGCGTACCCAGCGCCGTTCTCGAGGGTGTCTGCGACATAGACCGCGGAGGTCCGTGTCCCATCCACGTGACGGCGCGATTGCAGCCCCACGGTGAGCTCGTCGGGGTCGATGTCGAGCTCGGCCTGAGCGCCGCGACGTAGCGCCTCGGCGAAGGACAGCATCGCCGCAGGCCCCGACGGGCAGATGGCGACGTCGGTCGCGATCACCTCACCCGGGAGGCTCTCGGACCGGATCAGCAGCAGCGCGGCGTCGGTCGTGCGCACGTCGCCGATTCCGCCCTTCCCCACTTTGGGCATCGAGATGTTGTCGGTCTCGACGGCGGGCACGATCACCGAGTGGTCACTGTGCCGGTACAGGTCGAACTGCGCCCGCCGGTTGTCGTTGACCGTGACCAGGTTCGCGTCCTCCAGTCGCCAGATGTCCATGGCGCCGGAGCGATTTGGCTGCAGGCCCCCGAGATCGGTCCACTCCAGCACCGGGCGGGACGCGGTCGCGACCTGCGTGTCGCTGAGCTCGCCGTCCTTGGCCTTGGGGTGGGTCCGGAACCCTGCGGGCTGGTACACCGTCATCGGCTCGATGTCGCCAGCACACACAGGGCACGTGAG contains:
- a CDS encoding very short patch repair endonuclease; translated protein: MPTFNVPAHPGSSGAEVSRRMSRLRRRDNERELSLRRALHAEGLRYRVTYPVPGLRRRTIDIAFTRRRVAVFLDGCFWHGCPLHGTDPRSNSAWWAQKIAANRARDADTDRHLGALGWRVVRVWEHEDISSASARVRDALHETGSRGRGAGTSG